GAGCGTCTCCAGTCCGGGGACCGCCCGGGGCAGATAGGACTTTACGGGAACGGAACGGGCGATCACCCTCCGGGCCTCCTGAATACCGGTCAGCCCGCCCGTCCCGATCATCTGTACGGCCAGATTGCCAAGCGCCGTCGATTCGGACGGCCCGGCCAGCACCTCCCTGCGGGTGACATCGGCAGTCAGCTGGCATAGCAGCTCATTATTTGCACCGCCGCCAACGATCTGCAGCATGTCTATGCTTCTGCCGGTCAGCCCCTCCAGCTCGGCCAGATACGTATGGTAAGACAAGGCCAGGCTATCGAAGATACAGCGGGCCAGCTCGCCCGGCGTCTGCGGCACAGGCTGGCCGCTCTCCAGGCAGGCCTGGCGGATCTCCCGGATCATATCGTCCGGGTTCAAGAACCGGGGATGATTGCACGGAATCAGGCTGCGGAAGCCTTCGCACGCTCCGGCCTGCTCCGCCAGCTCAGCGAAGCTGTGCCTGGACCCGTCCAGCCGGCGCACCTCCTGGATCAGCCACAGCCCCATAATATTCTTCAGGAACCGGTACGTACCGTAAGCGCCCCACTCATTGGTATAATTGGCGGCCATCGCTCTGCAGTCATTGATCGGCTGATCCAGCTCTACGCCCAGCAGAGACCAGGTTCCGCTGCTGATATAGGCAGAGGACCGTCCCTCCGGCACCGGCGCACCCAGGACTGCGGAAGCGGTATCATGTGTCGCTACGCAGATTAGACGGCACTCGGGCAGATCATGCTTCACCCGCAGCTCCTGCGTAATGAAGCCAAGCTCTTCACCTGGTTCGGTCAACGGAGCGAACTTCTCCCGCCGCAGCCCGAGGAATTCCAGCAGCTCAGCATCGAAATCACGGGCCGCAAGATTCAGCAATTGCGTCGTGGATGCGTTCGTGACCTCGTTCATCTTGCGCCCGCTGAGCCGGTAATAGAGATAGTCCGGCACCAGCAGAATCTGGTCTGCCGCCTCCAGCTCCTTCCGGTCATGCACATACAGCTGATACAGCGTGTTGAAGCTGAGCTGCTGGATGCCGGTCTTGGCGTAGACCTTCTCCGGCGGAAGCAGCCGCCCGACCTCTTCCATCACCCCGTCCGTGCGGCGGTCACGGTAAGCGTAGACCTCGCTGATCCGCTTGCCTTCGCTGTCCAGCAGCACATAATCAACGGCCCAGGTATCGATGCCGAGTGTGCATTCGTGAATACCGGCGAGCTTCGCCTGGTGCAGACCGGTCAGTATCTCCTGCAGCAGAGCATCGATGTCCCAGTAGCAGGAGCCACCCTGCTCGCTGAAGCCGTTGCGGAAGCGGTGAAGCTCCTCCAGCTTGAGACTGCCGTCCACAAGCCTTCCAAGTACAAGCCGCCCGCTGGAGGCGCCGATATCGACGGCGATATGATTGTTCATAGGGAATCTCCTGTCTAGATAATAGGTGGACTATGCATATCGTTGCTCTTCTCATCGTAATGGGATATATCTTTGTTGTCAACAAATATAATATTTTACATGTTGATTTTATTTGTTTATTGTCCGTTTCACAGATTTAGTCTAGTGTAAATGTGGTTTTTGGCGGAGATTTCTGTTAACTTTATTGTACAACACAGATGATGCAATCTGAATGGACTTGATCTGAACCGGAAAGGTGATATGTATGCTCGCTGCCGAAAGACGCAAAAGAATAATCGACCTGATCCACCAGGACAAACGGGTGCTTGTATCCGACCTGAGCCGGATGTTTGAGGTTACAGAGGAGACGATCCGCAGGGATCTGGAGAAGCTGGAGAAGGACGGGATCGTCAGCCGGACCTATGGCGGTGCGATGCTGAACAGGCATACCAATGAGGATCTGCCGTTTCTGACCCGGGGTGCCCTTAATACAGATATGAAGCGCGACATCGCCATTAAAGCGCTGGAGTTGATTAATGACGGCGATACGCTGATGGTCGACCCCAGCTCGACCTCGCTTGAGGTGCTGAAACTGCTGGTCAACAAAAGCAATCTGACGCTCATCACGAATTCCATCCATATTCTGCACGAGTTCGCAAATTCAAGTCTCAACATTATATCCACCGGCGGTTCCCTGCGGCACCGTTCCTTGTCGCTGGTGGGTCCGGTAGCCCATGAGACCGTTCAGCGCTACAATGTGGACACTGCCGTGATCAGCTGCAAGGCCCTCGATATGGAGCGCGGGGTGACCGATTCCAATGAACCGGAATGTGAGCTGAAGAAGCATATGCTGCGCCAGGCGGAGAAGGTCGTGCTGCTGGCTGACCATACTAAGTTCGGCAAGACCGCATTCGCCGGACTCGCCGACCTGAGCCGGATCGATGTGCTGATTACGGACCGCAAGCCTTCCGATGCCTGGATGAAGCTGTTGGCTGAGAAGAACGTGGAAGTGCTCTATTAATGTCATTGCAATGATTCTAGAGAGGAGAAGCCGTATATGGGGAAAAAGAGGAAAACCTTGCCCGCCGATTTCGGCGAACTGGTGCTGTCAGAGGATATCGGTACGTTAAAGGCGGTTTTTGATAAATGTGACTGGAATGCGTACGGAGGCTACAGCAAAGGCACCGCACTCAGCTTCCGGCAAGTACCGGACGAGCTGGTCCGCTGGCTGGTGGAGCAAGGCGCGGACATCAACGCCAGAGACAGCTACCAGCGGACACCGCTGCACTCGCAGGCCGGAACGTGGTCAGGGAATCTCTCCCTGCTGCTTGACTTGGGTGCCGAGCTGGAGGCGCTCGATTATCAGGCCGAGACGCCGCTGCACGCGGCGGCCTCTGCTTACCAGGTCAGCGCCGTCCGGGAGCTGCTGGCCCGGGGAGCGAATGTCCATGCAGAGAACCAGCGCGGCTATACCCCGCTCGCCAAAGCCCTGCTGCAATGCCGCAACATCGATATCGTCCAAATGGCGGACATCTCGGAGCTGCTGCTTGCAGCCGGAGCGGAGGTCACGCCGGAGATGAAGGCAGCCGTCGAGAAGATTGGCAAGAATTTCGAATTCATCAAAGCTGATTTCAATAAAGAGTATCTGGATGAAACGGTAGCGGGGCTGCGCAGGCTCTATGCGATCTACCATGTTGACGCTGTTGCGGAACGGGTGATCCATGACGGAGTCTCCCCGATCCGCGTCTCCGCTGCCCGCTGGCAGGAGCAGCATCAGGCGCTCTGGGAGATGCTTGTGCCCGGTTCAGGACATGCCCGGACCGTACAGGGCGAGGTCATCCGCATTACAGGCCGGGTGTCTCATGAGATTCTGCATAACGGCGGCGGGAACTGGGATGCCGCTTACCGCCAAATGCTGGATGCGCTGCTGCGGCATCTGAGCTCAGGCACTCCGCTGGCCCCTGCCCGCCTGGAGGCAGCCTCCCGGCTTGCTGCCCGGCTGCGCAGCGGCTACGGCGATGATGAACCCGCCGGATTATGCGAGCTGGCGGTGGAGTGGGTCATTGCCAACCCGCAGCCCGTGCCGCTGCCGGAGCCGGATTACGAGCGCTGATGCCCAAGCTTTCAGCGTGAAGCAAGTGTCAGGAGGACGAACCCTTGGACAGCATAATGTTGAGAATCGCCTGGTCCGTTGCGGCAAGGCCCTCCTGGACCAGGGTCTCCATATTGCGGATCGTATCCTCCACCTGCTCGAAGATCACGCCATCATTGAGACTCGGCGATATATTATTCATAGCGAGGGTCGCGGACTGGATGGCTGCATTGGTAGCTGTTGAGATTTTGAGCGCACAGGTGGGCTTGGCACCATCGCAGATCATTCCGGAGGTAGAGGCAATCGTGTTCTGGATGCTGTGCTTGATCTGGTCCAGACTGCCGCCCATCAGATAGACGATACCGCTGCCTGCCCCTACGCCCCCGGCAATGCCTGAACCACAGAGCGGCGAGAGGCGGCCGATGTAATGCTTGACATGGATGGTGATCAGGTTGCTGAGCGCCATCGCTCTGGCCAGCGTCTCCTCATCCTTGCCGAGAAGCTCGGCAAGGGCGATGACCGGCATGGTGCAGGCAATGCCCTGATTCCCGCTGCCGGCGGTGGTCATGACCGGCATGGCGCTGCCGTCCATCCGCGCATCCGAGGCCGCTGCGGTGGCGGCAATAATCCGGTTGGCCACATCCCCGCCGAACAGATTGACGGCAGACTGCTGGCTCATTTTCCGGCCCACCTGCAGGCCATACTCCCCGCGCAATCCTTCCTCGGAGATGGCTTTATTCATATTCGCCCCTTCCAGCAGGAAGCGCAGATCCTCGAAATCGGTAGTCTGGATGAACGCATAGATGTCCTCCAGGGAGACCGAGTACACCTCATCAGCCAGCGTGTGAGGGTCTTCGCAGTCGGCCTTGTCCACTTTTGGCTCAAGCCGCTTGCCGTCCTTGGCAACGGAGACCACATTGGTATGCTCCTTGGCCACGATTACCGTTGCAGTATGGCTGCTGCTGCGTACTGTAGCCTCAATATATAATTTCTCCGGCGTATCCTTCAGCTCTACCTTAATCAGCTTCCGCTTAAGAATGTCCTCGGCCTTAGCCAGCTCCTCCGGGGTCAGCCCGGACAGAATCTCCAGCTTCCGGTGCGAGCGGCGCACTACCGCCCCCAAGGCCGCCGCAATCGGCAGCCCGGTCTGACCAGTGCCCGGAATCCCGACACCCATGGCATTCTTGATAATATTGCCGCTAAGGTGCAATTCAATCGCCGTCACTTCTTCCTCTACCAGCTCGGCAGCCAGGGAGACTGCATAAGCCACCGCAATAGGCTCTGTGCAGCCTTCGGCCGGAGCAATCTCCTGCCGTAATACTTCAAGTAGGTTCACCATTCACCAATCACCATTCCCTCTGTCTATCTGTCTGTAGTTATTACTATATAGTACATCAGATAGACAGCCCGGGGAACTCCCGTTATTAACCATCACCCGCCCAGCTTCACCGGCCGCTTCAGCCCTTCCGTACAGGCCCTGATTCTCCATCCACAGCCATGACAAAGAGCAGCACCTCTCCTTTAATGGAAAAATGCTGCTCCTCCGCTCGTCAAGCCCACACCACTTCCGGGGAATTCGGGTGCATTAGTTCCAGCTCAAGCCTCAGCCGGGCAGTTGTTTACTTCGTCTCGACCGCATGACCGCCGAATTCGTTACGCAAGGCGGCGACGACTTTGCCGGTGAAGGTGTCGGTCTCCAGTGACCGGTAGCGCATCAGCAGTGCCATCGCGATGACCGGAGTGGCCGCCTGCAGATCGAATGCCGTCTCCAGCGTCCATCTGCCTTCCCCGGAGGAATGCATGACGCCCTTGATTTCCTCAAGCTTGGCATCCTTGGAGAAGGCGCGCTCGATCAGCTCCATCAGCCAGGAACGGACGACAGAGCCGTTGTTCCAGACGCGGGCCACCTGCTCGAAGTCGAAGTCATATCCGCTCTTCTCCAGCACCTCGAAGCCTTCACCGATTGCAGCCATCATTCCGTATTCAATGCCGTTATGCACCATCTTCAGGAAATGCCCGCTGCCCGATTTGCCTGCATACAGATACCCGTTCTCTACAGCGGTATCACGGAACAGCGGTTCAACCACCGTCCATGCCTCTTCATCACCGCCGACCATATAGCAGGCGCCGTGGCGTGCGCCCTCCATTCCGCCGGACGTTCCCGCATCCAGGAAGTAAACGCCGCCCGCACCAAGCTCCTCATGCCGCCGGATCGACTCTTTATAATGGGAGTTCCCGGCTTCAATAACAATATCCCCCTTTGACAACAGCGGCTTAAGCTCAGCAATGACCGTATCTACAATCGTATGGGGCACCATAATCCAGAGGATGCGCGGAGATTCCAGCTTGCCGGTAAGCTCCTCAAGGCTTCCAGCCGCAGACGCCCCGTGCCCGGCCAGCTCCTGCACCGCAGCGGGGTTTACATCATACGCCACGACCTCATGATCATGCTCTAACAGATTCTGGCCCAGATTAAGGCCCATTTTGCCAAGTCCGATTAAACCAACTTTCATTATGAATCCCTCCGAAAAAGTGTAGTCATATATAAGCTAACTCTGTCCGCTTGCTGTTACAACTTGCCGCTTATGCTCCCGGCCGGATGACATCCGGCTCGATCCCGGCTGTCCGATGGACACGTGCAGGCTCTTCTGCATTCTCCGGTTCATCCAGCCACCAGTGGAACTCGCCAAGGAGCTGATCTGCCGCGGCCGGGCCATTAGATCCGGCAGGATACAGTTCCAGCGGCAGGCTGCCTTCTGCTGTTGCTTCGATTATAGGCTGAACCCATTGCCAGGACAACTCTACTTCCTCCCAATGGGCGAAGAAGGTGGCATCGCCGAGCATCGCATCATAGATCAGATTCTCATAAGCCTCCGGCACATCGGAATTGCCCGGCTCATGCTTAATGCTAACCAGCTCAAGCTCACCGTGCTGAAGCGGGTTCTTAGTGTTCAGCGTCAGGGAGATGCCCTCATGCGGGCCAATATCAATCACCAGCAGGTTAGGGTCAAGCGGCAGCTTGTTACGGTTCATGTTATGCACATCATTAAACGGCTCTTTGAATTCTATAACAATCCGTGTGGCTTTCTCCTTCATGCGC
This region of Paenibacillus sp. FSL K6-1096 genomic DNA includes:
- the gnd gene encoding phosphogluconate dehydrogenase (NAD(+)-dependent, decarboxylating), translated to MKVGLIGLGKMGLNLGQNLLEHDHEVVAYDVNPAAVQELAGHGASAAGSLEELTGKLESPRILWIMVPHTIVDTVIAELKPLLSKGDIVIEAGNSHYKESIRRHEELGAGGVYFLDAGTSGGMEGARHGACYMVGGDEEAWTVVEPLFRDTAVENGYLYAGKSGSGHFLKMVHNGIEYGMMAAIGEGFEVLEKSGYDFDFEQVARVWNNGSVVRSWLMELIERAFSKDAKLEEIKGVMHSSGEGRWTLETAFDLQAATPVIAMALLMRYRSLETDTFTGKVVAALRNEFGGHAVETK
- a CDS encoding ankyrin repeat domain-containing protein: MGKKRKTLPADFGELVLSEDIGTLKAVFDKCDWNAYGGYSKGTALSFRQVPDELVRWLVEQGADINARDSYQRTPLHSQAGTWSGNLSLLLDLGAELEALDYQAETPLHAAASAYQVSAVRELLARGANVHAENQRGYTPLAKALLQCRNIDIVQMADISELLLAAGAEVTPEMKAAVEKIGKNFEFIKADFNKEYLDETVAGLRRLYAIYHVDAVAERVIHDGVSPIRVSAARWQEQHQALWEMLVPGSGHARTVQGEVIRITGRVSHEILHNGGGNWDAAYRQMLDALLRHLSSGTPLAPARLEAASRLAARLRSGYGDDEPAGLCELAVEWVIANPQPVPLPEPDYER
- a CDS encoding DeoR/GlpR family DNA-binding transcription regulator, with translation MLAAERRKRIIDLIHQDKRVLVSDLSRMFEVTEETIRRDLEKLEKDGIVSRTYGGAMLNRHTNEDLPFLTRGALNTDMKRDIAIKALELINDGDTLMVDPSSTSLEVLKLLVNKSNLTLITNSIHILHEFANSSLNIISTGGSLRHRSLSLVGPVAHETVQRYNVDTAVISCKALDMERGVTDSNEPECELKKHMLRQAEKVVLLADHTKFGKTAFAGLADLSRIDVLITDRKPSDAWMKLLAEKNVEVLY
- the rhaB gene encoding rhamnulokinase, which produces MNNHIAVDIGASSGRLVLGRLVDGSLKLEELHRFRNGFSEQGGSCYWDIDALLQEILTGLHQAKLAGIHECTLGIDTWAVDYVLLDSEGKRISEVYAYRDRRTDGVMEEVGRLLPPEKVYAKTGIQQLSFNTLYQLYVHDRKELEAADQILLVPDYLYYRLSGRKMNEVTNASTTQLLNLAARDFDAELLEFLGLRREKFAPLTEPGEELGFITQELRVKHDLPECRLICVATHDTASAVLGAPVPEGRSSAYISSGTWSLLGVELDQPINDCRAMAANYTNEWGAYGTYRFLKNIMGLWLIQEVRRLDGSRHSFAELAEQAGACEGFRSLIPCNHPRFLNPDDMIREIRQACLESGQPVPQTPGELARCIFDSLALSYHTYLAELEGLTGRSIDMLQIVGGGANNELLCQLTADVTRREVLAGPSESTALGNLAVQMIGTGGLTGIQEARRVIARSVPVKSYLPRAVPGLETLLARWEQLQTAGN
- a CDS encoding L-serine ammonia-lyase, iron-sulfur-dependent, subunit alpha; protein product: MVNLLEVLRQEIAPAEGCTEPIAVAYAVSLAAELVEEEVTAIELHLSGNIIKNAMGVGIPGTGQTGLPIAAALGAVVRRSHRKLEILSGLTPEELAKAEDILKRKLIKVELKDTPEKLYIEATVRSSSHTATVIVAKEHTNVVSVAKDGKRLEPKVDKADCEDPHTLADEVYSVSLEDIYAFIQTTDFEDLRFLLEGANMNKAISEEGLRGEYGLQVGRKMSQQSAVNLFGGDVANRIIAATAAASDARMDGSAMPVMTTAGSGNQGIACTMPVIALAELLGKDEETLARAMALSNLITIHVKHYIGRLSPLCGSGIAGGVGAGSGIVYLMGGSLDQIKHSIQNTIASTSGMICDGAKPTCALKISTATNAAIQSATLAMNNISPSLNDGVIFEQVEDTIRNMETLVQEGLAATDQAILNIMLSKGSSS